ACTTTTCTCCCTTCAAAAAGGATGCTTATAATACGATTATTACCACAGGAAATGGGTGATTTCAAGATAAAAGGCTTTGAGGGAATCTCATTTCATACTGAGGATCAATCTTCTACGAGTTTGATTCGTGATAGTTCTTCTGTCCTCTGAAAGAGTTCTGACAGCAAAATATCTTTAATGTCTTCATCAACTTCACTGATATTGTCCGTCAGCTCACTTATTCTGATCTGAAAACGAGTATCATCCAGGTCGACTTCAGCATTGTCCAGCACCGAACATATCTGTGCTGTCAACAATTCCCTGTCCATCGTAAGTCTCTCCATCTCATCGAAGTCATTTCTTCTGAGTGCGTCAAGTTGGTGTCTGCTGATGCTCAACAGCCTGCTGTAGAGAAAAACGATTTCCATTTCATCCGCCCGTTTTATAGACCAGTTATCTGTTCTTTCGGACGGATTCTCGGAATCTTTAATCGAATATACAAGGAAGTGATAATAATAGATCTAAAGATTGTTCGATATGAACCTTGACAGGATCTCCATCGATGGAGACGGTACATGTGTGAAGAAAACCGCCATCCTGTATATCTTCACTTCATCAGATTCAGTCTCGGGTTCAGTCCTGACAACAATACCGTCGAACTGGACGATACCTTCCTTCCCGTTTTCAGCAGCGAGTGGAATGGCAAGCCCCATTCTCAGTTTCGTCATCGGTTCGATATATCGTGAGAGCTCGAAATAGATACCACTGGCACTGATGTTGAGCGTTTTCCCCCGCACTTCACCACTACCACCCTCAAGGGTTATCGGTAACTCAACATCGACACGCGGAGCTTTGCGTCTTTCCCTGCCACTCATGGCTCTCTCCAGACCTTAAATCAGAAAACAGCACAGATCTCGATCAGAACAGCTCAACGAATAGTCGATCAAGCCCGAATAATCAGACTTGATCAGACAGAATCAGCGTTTTTTCTTCTTGTGCCGATCCTTGCGAAGTCTCTTCTTCCGCTTGTGCGTCGCTATCTTCTTTCTTTTTCTTTTTTTACCGCTCGGCATATTCCATCCTGTCCATAAAATAAGAATACCGTTACCACAGAGTCTACATAATATAAAAATCCGCCCACAAATAGCAAACGGATTTTATTTATAGCGAAAGATCTGTAGATACCCCCTACACGTTGACCTTCAGCTTCAATTCGTTGGAAGCCTTGAAAAAAGGAACCAGCTTCGCTGGTACATCAACGGATTCTCCTGTACGAGGATTCCTGGCTTTCCTGGGGTTGCGGCTCTTGACCTTGAAACTACCAAACCCACGCAGCTCAACTTTATCCCCTTCGGAAAGGGCTTTGCAGATATTCTCGATGATCATATTGACCACGACACTCGTGTCTTTCTTGCTGAGCCCCGTGTCCTTTGCGATTTCTTCAACAAGATCGGCTTTAGTCATTTCAGCACTCCCTGGTTAAACGTCTGAGCCCCGTTTTCCCAAACACTGTTATCTTCAGAGTAACCTTGAGGATTGTAATCAAAGATGCAACCTGTTGTCAAAAGAAAAATTACTGAAAATGATATCTTTTTCAGGATACAATATTCCTGGTTATTGATTGAATCTTGATCGACAGACAGAAAAAGTTCCCCGTTTGGAGCGTGTATCCGAGTCCGTGATAATCTGCAACACGTGAGGATGAGAAACACGTCAAGGACAAGCCACGGACCTACAGGGAACTCTCCGCGTGCATCACTCTCACCTTCAAGAGGCATGCCATTTGAATGTCTTGACGCGAATTAAATGCAACATGTTGTTATAGCTTGTGTTAGGCTCTTGCCTCCACAGGCCTGCAACTTATGATACAATATTGGAAATGAGATTCAGTAGCAAAATGAGATTATCTTTTGCTGCCCTGCCCTCGGTAGTGTCTCAAGAGATTCCTGCATCCCTTATCGAGACCAGACAACGACTCGGAAGCAATCAGCGTTTCCATCAGATCGCGGTCCGTCACATCACATATTACGGCGTTGAGCCCGTGCGGAAGGGCCATGGACAGAAATGTCCTGTTAATGAGTCTTCTCATCGGAAGCCCGTATGAGACATTTGACAATCCACCAGTCAGATGACAATCCGGATACTGCCGGACAATTATATCCATCGTCGCCAGTGCTGTCATCAACCCCGATATATCTGTCGCCATGGGGGAAAATACCGGATCTATGAATATCTTTTCATCCGGCATTCCGTTCTCTCGCATAATCCCGATGGCTTTTTCGGCCAGTGCCGCTCTTGTCTCTGAGTCTGAAGGAACGCCATGGTCATTTTTCAGCATAACGATAATACCCGCGCCCGACACTGAAGCCTCCGGCAGATATCTTTTGAAGACTTCGTCAGTACAGGCAAACGAATTAAGCAGACATTTCTCTCCGAAGAGACCTGCCGCCGACAATAGAAGATCGGGGTCGGCACTGTCAATCGAGACATTTATACCGTGCCTGCCTATGACTTCTCCAGCAGTGTTGAAAAGCGCTTCCTTTTCCCCTGCCATCATCATCGAAGCGTTGATATCTATATAATCCGCTCCACAGTCAATCTGTTTTACAGCAAGATCAAGGAGGGCATCTACATCCTCAGCATCGAAAAGTGCTCTGACCTTCTTGTTGCTGCTGTTTATTCTTTCGCCTATCAGGATAGTATTCATATGTTTCCCCTCTCCACGCAAGAGCAGGATCCCCACGGATTTTTCAGGAGTTGAAGCCGGACATGCGACAAAGGCGGTAGAGTGTCCTGAAAAGTTCCATTATCTCAGATGTGAATTCCTGGTTCCTTCTGTCCATCATGATCTCGGCCGTACGTAGCGCCTTGTCCAGTTCATACTCGATTAACTCGGGTTCGGCCTGCCAAGTAAAGCTGGGAATGAATTTCGGAGGAAACCCGACGGTCATCACGTTCGAGCAGAAACCCGCGACAGATCCAGTATTCATTCTCGTGTTTATCGCGATCTTTGCGTGATCTCCCGCAATAAGCCCGAGAAAACGCTTTCCTGTTTCCCTTATCCTTCCCGAATTCCATGCCCTTATCTTTCCATAATTATTCTTAAGATCGCTGTTACAACTCCCTGCTCCAATATTTACCCAGGACCCGACATAGGAATGGCCAAGGAACCCTTCGTGTTGTTTGTTTGTAAAGGAGGCAATGATCGATTCCCCGACTTCCCCCCCTACTCTACAGAATCGGCCTATCGAAGTACCTTTCCCGATCTTTGCTCCACCTCTCACAATTGTTCCTTCGCCGATATAGCAGGGCCCATATATAATAGAATTCGGCTCTATGCTTGCACCATCGGCGATAATGATAGGTCCACCTGAAGCGTCGAGTACTGTCCCTGATCTGACTTCAACGTCTTCACCTATGATAATATCGTCTTCGTTGATCAGATCGACTCCCTTGTACAGGGCGGATTCAGGAGCCGAACCTCTGAATGGGATTTTCTGAAAATCA
This Candidatus Latescibacterota bacterium DNA region includes the following protein-coding sequences:
- a CDS encoding PilZ domain-containing protein, encoding MSGRERRKAPRVDVELPITLEGGSGEVRGKTLNISASGIYFELSRYIEPMTKLRMGLAIPLAAENGKEGIVQFDGIVVRTEPETESDEVKIYRMAVFFTHVPSPSMEILSRFISNNL
- a CDS encoding integration host factor subunit beta; this translates as MTKADLVEEIAKDTGLSKKDTSVVVNMIIENICKALSEGDKVELRGFGSFKVKSRNPRKARNPRTGESVDVPAKLVPFFKASNELKLKVNV
- a CDS encoding dihydropteroate synthase, with the translated sequence MNTILIGERINSSNKKVRALFDAEDVDALLDLAVKQIDCGADYIDINASMMMAGEKEALFNTAGEVIGRHGINVSIDSADPDLLLSAAGLFGEKCLLNSFACTDEVFKRYLPEASVSGAGIIVMLKNDHGVPSDSETRAALAEKAIGIMRENGMPDEKIFIDPVFSPMATDISGLMTALATMDIIVRQYPDCHLTGGLSNVSYGLPMRRLINRTFLSMALPHGLNAVICDVTDRDLMETLIASESLSGLDKGCRNLLRHYRGQGSKR